The region ACGACCATTTAAAATAGGGTTCAGTAAAATAGTGTATTCATCAGGGTCATACTCCATATCTGCATCCTGAACAATTAGAAAATCACCTTCTGCTAATTCAATACCCTTACGAATAGCAGCCCCTTTTCCTTTGTTCACTTCCTGTCTGAAATACCGAATTAGAACTACGTCCTTATGCTCCGCAATAAATGTATTTATAATTGTTTCTGAATTATCTGTCGAACAATCGTCTATAATGATAATTTCTTTGGAAATGTTTTCGGGTAGTTTAGCTTTAATGATCTTCTCCAATATTTGGTGAATTGTATTTGCTTCATTATAAGAAGGTATAACTATGCTCAATTTTTTCATTGGAAAATCTATTTAGAATTTTAAAGCGTAAACGGCTATTTAAAAAGGATACGAAAGGTGTTTTAATTTTTTCATTAATAAAAACAATTGTATTCAAAACTTACAATTAAGAATTAGCTCAAAAAGAAATTGCCGAATACTTCCACAAATTTGCGATTTTTTATATAAAATAAATTGATTTTTTTCAAAAACTAAGGCTAAATAAAGATAAATACTAATTTTGTAACTACATATGCTGTCAAATACAAGAGGAATTTCAGCCGTTTTAACATGGCTATTTATTATTTGGGGTAGTTTAAATTTGTTTATTTTAAACGGATATTTCTCGCTTTGGGATCAGGATGAATCTGCTTATGCAGGTTTTGCTCTTCAAATGATAGAGACCGGCAACTGGTCAATTCCTGAATTTCTTTGGTCGGAGCCACACAGAAAAACCCCCTTCCATTTTTGGACTATTGCAGTCAGTTATAAAATCTTTGGAGTAAATGAATTTGCCGTTAGATTTCCGGGAGGTTTGGCAATTATGCTAACCTGGTTGTGTACCTATTTTATGGGCAGGCGGGTTTTTGGCCATCAGGCTGCGGTAACGGCTGTATTGCTTTTGTGTGCTTCATTATTTTTGCCCCATCTCGGAAAAATTTCTGTGACAGATGCTGTTTTGTTATCCTGGCAAACCATGGCAGCCCTCGGGATTATATGTTTTATGCATGAGCCAAAAAAAAGATGGCTGTTTGCAGTTTGGTTGGGGGTTGCAGGAGGTGTAATGACTAAAGGCCCGCCGGTTTTGATGTTGGCAGGGGGCATGGCTTTTATACTGCTGATTTTTCATCCAAATCGCTGGAGATTGTTGCGACTGCATCCATGGTTTTTTCTCCCTCTTGCATTGCTTCCTCTTTATTTTTGGGGTAGACAGGCATGGCAATATGATGATGGTGTTTTTGTAATGTGGATGCTTGACTGGTATATACTGGATAGGGCAAAAGGTGGTGTTGCCTTTGGGCAAACAGGTCCTCCGGGATACTTTTTAGCACTTTTTATTTTATCATTTCTCCCTTTTTTACCCCTGTTTTTTAAGTCCCTTGGAGTAATGTTGAAAAAAGGAGTTTTCAATTCCAGGCGCAACATTAATTATCTTTATTTCTTTGCCTGGTTTGTCCCCTCCTGGTTTTTATATGAATTCATTCCCAGTAAACTACCTTCATATGCACTTGCCGCAATGCCGGGAATAGCCCTTTTAATGGGCTACTATTTACAAAATAGCCGTTTTTTATATGAGCTGAATTCTACATCCAACAAGCTGTTTGCTTCTTTTGGATTACTTTTAGCAATAGGAATTGCGATTGGTTTGCCTCTGGGGTTAAACTCTGTCATAGATATCGGCTTTCAGCCTTTGTTATATTCAGCCTTAGGAATATGGTTACTGTTTTCTATCCTTCAGTTGGTTTTTATTTTCAAAAAGAAAGCATTGATGTGGTATCAAAATGGAATGATTATAGGTTTGTTTTTTGTTAGTGTCGGTTGGTTATTGGCAGTTCCATTATTAGAACCTGCACGTTCTGCTACTAAAAAGGCTGCTAATGTTGTTATAGATAAACCAAATATTGAAAAAGTATATTTAGATATTCCTTATCCACTGCCTTCTTTGCCTTTTTATTTGCACACCAAGAAAATCTCATATACAGACATAAGGCATGAAGCCGGTTTTGAAAATTTCACTACAGCAGGTCATGCATGGATTACAGATTCTGAAAGATTTCAGGAAAGGAAAAATTATCTTACAGAAAGTGTTGTGCTGCAAAATTATGACACATATGAGATAGATGGATGGATCTCTGATAAAGGACGATGGCTGACATATATAGTTGTAGTAAAGAAATAAACCAGACAAATGAAAAAGGCTGAGTTGAATTATGTAAAAAAAGGGAAAGGGCCGGTGATGCTGCTATTGCATGGTTTTGGTTTTGATGGCACTGTGTGGGATATGATGTTGCCGGAGCTTAGTGAAACTTTTACTTTAATTATTCCGGATATGCCGGGATTTGGAAATTCTGACTTGCCAAAAGATAAACCCTTAACAATCGATTCAATAGCTGATAAAATTGATGAAATAATAGAAATTGAAAAAGTAAAAGAGTTTACTTTTACCGGTCATTCAATGGGCGGCTATGTAGGTTTGGCTTATTTAGATAAGTTTCCTCAAAAGTTAAATTATTTGGCATTACTAAATTCTCATGCATTTGAAGATAGTGCAGATCGTGTCGGTAACAGGAAAAAAACTTTGGAATTTATTGAGAAATATGGAAGCAGACCATTTATAAAGGAGTTTTACAAGACAATTTTTCACGCTGATTTTAAATTAAATTTTCCTGAAGTTTATGATAGCTTATTGAAAAAATCATCATCAATACCGGCTGAGAGTCTTATTTGCTCTACAAAAGCCATGATAAACAGGCCTGACCGAACTACAGTTGTCCGGAAATCTAATGTTCCATTGTGCTTGATTCTGGGCGATCAGGACAAATTTATGATACTGGAACAATGTGCTAAAATGGCAGAGTTAGCAGATTTTACTGACTTTCATATTTTAAAAAACTCAGGGCACATGGGATTGCTGGAAGAACCTACAAAGGTTTCGGGAATTCTGAAAAAAACTTTAAATTTTCAAAAGAAAATTCATTAAACAGTACATAAAATCTAATAAAACCACTTAATATTTAGCTAACTTTGCCCGTCATTTAGCCTTTATTTTTAAGCAAAAAAAGCATTTGAAAATGCAATTTTCAGGTGGATATAAAGAAGAAAGCTCATTCAAAACCTAAATAAATTAAGCACATGAATAGTATTTTGAGCTTACAGGAAGTCTCGAAAATTTATGGAAATGAGAAAATTTTACATAATATTAGTTTAGAAGTTCCCGAAGGAAATCTTTTTGGATTATTGGGACCGAATGGTGCAGGGAAAACCACACTTATCCGGATTATTACGGATATAATTGGCGCAGATGCAGGTCGTGTTTTTATAAAAGGAATTGAAAACCCTAAAAATAGACAGACTTTAATCGGATATATGCCGGAAGAAAGGGGATTGTACCGAAAAATGAAAGTCGGAGAACATTTGATTTATCTTGCAAGATTGAAGGGTTTGAGCTCAAAGGTAGCAAAGGAGCGAATTCATTTTTGGTTAGAAAAGTTTGAAATAGAGCAGTGGTGGAAGAAAAAAATTGAAGAGTTGTCCAAGGGTATGCAACAAAAAATACAGTTTATAGCTACAGTTGTACACGACCCGGAAATTTTAATACTGGATGAACCTTTTTCAGGACTTGATCCTGTAAATGCCAGTTTAATACGAAAAGAAATATTTGAACTAAAAGACAAGGGTAAAACTATCATTTTTTCAACGCACCGAATGGAGCAAGTAGAAGAAATATGTGAAAAAATTGCACTCATACATAAAGGAGAGAAAGTTTTAGAAGGCAAAGTGAGTGATATTAAAGAATCTTTTAAAGAAAATATTTACAAGCTTGAATTTGATTCAGAAAACCTTCCGGCTGTTTCTGAAAATGATGTATATGAAGTGATTAATCAGAATCATAATACAGTAGTTGTGAAAATGCCGGCAGATAAAACATCTAATGAATTGATTAGATTTTATCTGGATAGAGGTATGGGGATTAAATCATTTAATGAAATCCTCCCGACTATCAATGAAATTTTTATAAAAAAAGTAACCGAAAATTAGATGGAAAAAATACGCTTAATCATTTTTCGAGAATTTTGGACAAGGGTGCGAAAAAAGTCGTTTATTCTAACTACAGTACTTGCTCCATTGGGGTTTGTCTTGTTTTTTATAGCTATTTTCTTTATTAGCGCATACTCTATGGAGAGCAGACAAAGGGTGGTGGTTTTAGACGAAAGTAATTTTTTTAAAATGAAAATTCCTGATGGTCAGGGTTTATATTTTTTCTTTCAGGATACCACTCTTACCTATCTGGAAGAAAATTATAAAGAGATGGGGTTTGATGGAATTTTGTATATCCCGGAAATCAGAAATTTGCAATTCCCTGCAGGAATAGTTTATCAATCGGAAAATCAACCCGGAAGACAAACTATATCATATATAGAAAGGCGCTTAAGTGAGCGTTTGCGGGAAGTTAAAGTAGAACAAACAAATATTGATAGTGAGATTTTAAAGGAAATACAGGCAATTTCTGTTTCTGTAAGTCCCCGGGTGATTAGTGCAGCAGGCACTAGGGAAGCAAATACCATAGTCGCCACCGCAATAGGATATATAATGGGTTTTGTGATTTACATAGTCTTATTTGTTTACGGTACCATGTTGATGAAAGGTGTTATGGAAGAAAAAACAAATCGGATAGTAGAAATTATAGCATCTTCTGTAAAACCTTTTCAATTAATGATGGGTAAGATAATCGGTATTGGATTGGTAGGTATCACCCAATTTGTATTGTGGGCCGTATTAATTACCATTGCCAATGTATTTTTAAGTCTGGCATTTTCAGGGAGTATATCCTCACTCGATGAAATAGCCGGCCCATCAGCTGCTGCTGAAGCCAGCGGAGTAAATCCGGATCAGGTAATGGAAACAATTGCTGCTGTTAGAGATTTACCTTTGCTCAAGATCGGACTGACTTTTATCTTTTATTTCATTGGCGGATATTTGCTTTATGGAGCCTTGTTTGCTGCAATCGGCTCAGCTACTAATGATGACGGAGATTTACAATCTTTGACTTTCCCAATTTCTATTCCTATTATCATCTCAATGGTTATAATGATGTCTGTGGTGTCTGCACCGGATAGCCCCTTAGCTTTTTGGTCATCTATGATTCCGCTATCCAGTCCTATTATTATGCCTGCCAGAATAGCATTCGGGGTTCCCTTATGGGAAGTCTTGCTTTCAATGAGCTTTTTAATTGCCGGCTTTGTATTTACAACCTGGTTCGCTTCAAAAGTTTATCGAACCGGAATATTAATGTATGGTAAAAAAGTAACTGTCAGAGAACTATTCCGCTGGGTATGGTATCGTTAGAGAAAAATATTAAAAGAATAGCAGCCGTTGATTTAGGTACAAATACTTTTCGGTACCTTATTGTGGACTATGATACTGTTAGTCAATCTAAAACAGTAATTGCCGAAAAGGAAGTTTTTGTGAAAGTGTTTGAAAAAAATAGTCAGATAATCACTGATGAAAAATTAAAATTGGCCGAAGAAACATTAAAAAACTTTAGCAATGATTTTAAGAAGTATAAAGTTGATTTTATTAAAGCGATTGCCACTGAAGCCTGGAGAAGTGCTGAAAACGGTATGCACTTTATAAATGAAATAAAGAAAAGTCTTTCGCTTGAAATAGAAATTATTGACGGGCAAAAAGAGTCAGATTATGCTTTTCAGGCGGTATGCAGTTTGTTGGATGATAATCACCAACCTTTTTTATTAATGGATATTGGTGGAGGGAGTACAGAATTTGTTTTTTTTGAAAATAAAAAAATATTATACTCGGTAAGCTTTCCTATTGGCAGCTCTAAAGTGAAAAATAAGTTTCCGTTTAGTGATCCTCCAAAGTCGAGTGAAATTGCTTATTTGAAAGGCTTTTATCAAGATTCCATAACTGATTTGAAATCAATTTCTATTCCGGAGAATGCATCAATTATAGGTTTGTCCGGTGCATTTGAAACTTTAGGAAGCATTATGAGTAAAGATAAATGCCCGCTATTATTAGAAGTGAAAAAAGAAGATTTTACTGCAGTTACAGAAGATGTGCTGGCTAAAAATCCGGAAGAAATTAAATTAATTCCGGGCATGCATCCTCTTCGTGCAGATTTAATGCCTTATGCATTGTTACTGATAGAAGTTGTCATGCGGCAATTTAGTATAAAGTCTGTATTTTGTACGACAGTTTCATTACGAAATGCTTTGGCAGATGAAATGGCGTCTGAAAAAGTAAATAGATTATGAAAAATAAATGGGTAGGATTGTTTTGGGTTTTAGTCTGTTACCTAGTAGCTTTATTAGCGGCTGTTTTAAGCGTAATGTATTTGCCTTTTGAAAGTCCGGTTTATAAAGCTTTAGCTGCAGATATAATTGCAACTGCTGCTGTTTTTGGCTTTAGTGTAATTTTCAGAAACGCCAGTTTTTATGATGCTTATTGGAGTGTCGCTCCTGTATTTATTGCATTATATTGGAAATATTCATTCGGT is a window of Chitinophagaceae bacterium DNA encoding:
- a CDS encoding glycosyltransferase family 39 protein, whose translation is MLSNTRGISAVLTWLFIIWGSLNLFILNGYFSLWDQDESAYAGFALQMIETGNWSIPEFLWSEPHRKTPFHFWTIAVSYKIFGVNEFAVRFPGGLAIMLTWLCTYFMGRRVFGHQAAVTAVLLLCASLFLPHLGKISVTDAVLLSWQTMAALGIICFMHEPKKRWLFAVWLGVAGGVMTKGPPVLMLAGGMAFILLIFHPNRWRLLRLHPWFFLPLALLPLYFWGRQAWQYDDGVFVMWMLDWYILDRAKGGVAFGQTGPPGYFLALFILSFLPFLPLFFKSLGVMLKKGVFNSRRNINYLYFFAWFVPSWFLYEFIPSKLPSYALAAMPGIALLMGYYLQNSRFLYELNSTSNKLFASFGLLLAIGIAIGLPLGLNSVIDIGFQPLLYSALGIWLLFSILQLVFIFKKKALMWYQNGMIIGLFFVSVGWLLAVPLLEPARSATKKAANVVIDKPNIEKVYLDIPYPLPSLPFYLHTKKISYTDIRHEAGFENFTTAGHAWITDSERFQERKNYLTESVVLQNYDTYEIDGWISDKGRWLTYIVVVKK
- a CDS encoding alpha/beta hydrolase — protein: MKKAELNYVKKGKGPVMLLLHGFGFDGTVWDMMLPELSETFTLIIPDMPGFGNSDLPKDKPLTIDSIADKIDEIIEIEKVKEFTFTGHSMGGYVGLAYLDKFPQKLNYLALLNSHAFEDSADRVGNRKKTLEFIEKYGSRPFIKEFYKTIFHADFKLNFPEVYDSLLKKSSSIPAESLICSTKAMINRPDRTTVVRKSNVPLCLILGDQDKFMILEQCAKMAELADFTDFHILKNSGHMGLLEEPTKVSGILKKTLNFQKKIH
- a CDS encoding ATP-binding cassette domain-containing protein, encoding MNSILSLQEVSKIYGNEKILHNISLEVPEGNLFGLLGPNGAGKTTLIRIITDIIGADAGRVFIKGIENPKNRQTLIGYMPEERGLYRKMKVGEHLIYLARLKGLSSKVAKERIHFWLEKFEIEQWWKKKIEELSKGMQQKIQFIATVVHDPEILILDEPFSGLDPVNASLIRKEIFELKDKGKTIIFSTHRMEQVEEICEKIALIHKGEKVLEGKVSDIKESFKENIYKLEFDSENLPAVSENDVYEVINQNHNTVVVKMPADKTSNELIRFYLDRGMGIKSFNEILPTINEIFIKKVTEN
- a CDS encoding ABC transporter permease, which produces MEKIRLIIFREFWTRVRKKSFILTTVLAPLGFVLFFIAIFFISAYSMESRQRVVVLDESNFFKMKIPDGQGLYFFFQDTTLTYLEENYKEMGFDGILYIPEIRNLQFPAGIVYQSENQPGRQTISYIERRLSERLREVKVEQTNIDSEILKEIQAISVSVSPRVISAAGTREANTIVATAIGYIMGFVIYIVLFVYGTMLMKGVMEEKTNRIVEIIASSVKPFQLMMGKIIGIGLVGITQFVLWAVLITIANVFLSLAFSGSISSLDEIAGPSAAAEASGVNPDQVMETIAAVRDLPLLKIGLTFIFYFIGGYLLYGALFAAIGSATNDDGDLQSLTFPISIPIIISMVIMMSVVSAPDSPLAFWSSMIPLSSPIIMPARIAFGVPLWEVLLSMSFLIAGFVFTTWFASKVYRTGILMYGKKVTVRELFRWVWYR